Proteins from a genomic interval of Desulfofustis limnaeus:
- a CDS encoding undecaprenyl-diphosphate phosphatase, translating into MLKALLLGFIQGATEFLPVSSSGHLVIGAHLLDFSQQSLLFDIMLHLGTLVSVMVVFRHDIGKMIAAPWRWLQGVRSAEVRRFLLWDGCILVATMPAVLVGLTLKDQVEHLFSSILAVCLMLIVTGVLMLVSRRLVDRGNELTGWRALIIGVGQAMAIMPGLSRSGTTIVTGMMLGINRETAARFSFLMSLPAILGAAVLHVPEALRQPPPTEHLVNMAAGTLMSAVTGYLAIVLLLDMVRRNRLPWFGYYCLAVAFIGLAIIVFTS; encoded by the coding sequence ATGTTGAAGGCTTTGCTCCTTGGCTTCATTCAAGGAGCCACCGAATTTCTGCCGGTATCGAGTTCGGGGCACCTGGTGATCGGTGCTCATCTGCTCGATTTTTCCCAGCAGAGCCTGCTTTTTGACATCATGTTGCACCTCGGCACACTGGTGTCGGTCATGGTCGTTTTCCGGCACGATATCGGGAAGATGATCGCGGCGCCCTGGCGCTGGCTGCAGGGAGTCCGTTCCGCCGAGGTGCGCCGCTTCCTGCTGTGGGACGGTTGCATCCTTGTCGCCACCATGCCGGCGGTACTGGTCGGTCTGACCCTCAAAGATCAGGTGGAACACCTGTTTTCTTCGATCCTGGCAGTCTGTCTGATGCTCATCGTTACCGGTGTCCTGATGCTGGTCAGCCGTCGCTTGGTGGATCGGGGCAACGAGCTTACCGGCTGGCGGGCGCTGATCATCGGCGTCGGGCAGGCTATGGCGATCATGCCCGGTTTGTCGAGATCCGGGACGACCATCGTCACCGGGATGATGCTCGGCATCAACCGGGAGACGGCAGCCCGGTTCTCTTTTCTGATGTCGCTGCCGGCGATCCTCGGCGCTGCGGTACTACATGTGCCGGAAGCGCTGCGGCAGCCGCCGCCCACTGAGCATCTGGTCAACATGGCGGCAGGCACCTTGATGTCGGCGGTCACCGGCTACCTGGCGATTGTTCTGCTGCTCGATATGGTGCGCAGAAATCGCCTGCCCTGGTTTGGTTATTATTGTCTGGCGGTCGCCTTCATCGGCTTGGCCATTATCGTTTTCACTTCGTGA
- a CDS encoding class I SAM-dependent methyltransferase, whose translation MDVRTLPEAERELYQRLRRKYSLYFARETVGRYSTRVLMPADLEQLLGGRDPFSDVKSFPFWARLWESSIVLGTVLADLPVNPGTRLLELGAGSGLSGLAAAQAGYDVVLSDYDEEILDFQRVSAAANGLKTVQSLRFDWLDPPALDRFAVIAGAEILFRQEFVEPLVLICKNYLVPEGAVYLAHDVRRQSLAPFLRAASEHFDIGSRKMTLRRNGRDWDILINRLRFKNSGK comes from the coding sequence ATGGATGTCAGAACCTTACCTGAAGCTGAGCGGGAATTGTATCAGCGCTTGCGTCGCAAGTACTCGTTATATTTCGCCCGGGAGACCGTTGGCCGCTACTCGACACGCGTACTCATGCCGGCCGACCTGGAACAGCTTCTGGGTGGCCGGGATCCGTTCAGTGACGTGAAATCGTTTCCGTTCTGGGCTCGGTTGTGGGAATCCTCCATCGTGCTCGGCACGGTTCTTGCCGATCTGCCGGTGAACCCCGGGACGCGCCTCCTCGAACTCGGCGCGGGGTCGGGTCTCAGTGGTCTGGCAGCGGCTCAGGCAGGGTATGACGTGGTGTTGAGCGACTACGACGAAGAGATCCTCGATTTTCAGCGGGTCAGTGCTGCCGCCAACGGCTTGAAAACGGTGCAAAGCCTCCGTTTCGACTGGCTCGACCCGCCGGCTTTGGATCGATTTGCGGTGATCGCCGGAGCAGAGATACTGTTTCGTCAGGAATTTGTTGAACCATTGGTGCTGATATGCAAAAACTATCTGGTGCCTGAAGGGGCCGTCTATCTCGCCCATGATGTTCGACGGCAATCCCTGGCACCATTTCTTCGGGCGGCGTCGGAACATTTTGACATCGGCAGCCGCAAGATGACCTTGCGGCGCAACGGGCGAGACTGGGATATCCTGATAAATCGATTACGGTTCAAGAACAGCGGCAAGTGA
- the dsrK gene encoding sulfate reduction electron transfer complex DsrMKJOP subunit DsrK, with amino-acid sequence MALAKLEQLSKSVAQGPSLSTGAIPTRDWMDIPAVFKPGNYAFPAKKDKVEYLNSQKGLHFPNAREWSPEDDDWKLPENWKEIIINGLKERLEKFRALKIFMDCCVRCGACADKCHFFLGTGDPKNMPVLRAELLRSVYRNDFTLAGKLLGRLAGAREVTPEVIKEWFMYSYQCTECRRCSAFCPYGIDTAEVTMMLRELLHLVGIGINWILEPVSNSNRTGNHMGLQPHTFKDNVEFLADDIENLTGVRINPTFNRKGAEVLFITPSADVFAEPGLYTAMGYLILFEHIGLDYTWSTYASEGGNFGLFTSNEAMKKLNAKMYAEAKRLGVKWILGGECGHMWRVLHQYMDTMNGPADFLEVPRSPLTGTVFQNAASTKMVHISEFTADLFRHNKIKVDKSRNDHLKVTFHDSCNPARAMGMMDEPRYVLNHVVNNFYEMPENTIREQTFCCGSGTGLNTDEIMELRMRSGLPRANAVKYVEEKHGVNMLSCVCAIDRATLTSLMNYWNPNVGVCGITELVGNAIIMDGETRGELDEGLRTLL; translated from the coding sequence ATGGCACTTGCAAAACTGGAACAACTATCAAAAAGCGTTGCGCAGGGACCGTCCTTGTCCACCGGAGCGATCCCCACCAGGGACTGGATGGATATCCCGGCCGTCTTCAAGCCGGGTAATTATGCGTTTCCTGCCAAGAAGGACAAGGTCGAGTACCTCAACAGCCAAAAAGGGCTCCATTTCCCCAATGCCCGGGAATGGTCGCCGGAAGACGATGACTGGAAACTCCCGGAGAACTGGAAAGAGATCATCATCAACGGCCTGAAAGAGCGCTTGGAGAAATTCCGCGCCCTGAAAATTTTTATGGACTGCTGCGTTCGTTGTGGCGCCTGTGCTGATAAATGCCACTTTTTCCTCGGCACCGGCGACCCCAAGAACATGCCGGTTCTGCGGGCCGAACTGCTCCGCTCTGTCTACCGTAACGACTTCACCCTGGCCGGCAAACTGCTCGGCCGGCTGGCCGGAGCCCGCGAGGTGACGCCGGAGGTGATCAAGGAGTGGTTCATGTACTCCTATCAATGCACCGAATGCCGGCGCTGCTCGGCTTTCTGTCCATACGGCATCGACACCGCCGAGGTGACCATGATGCTCCGTGAGCTGCTGCACCTGGTCGGCATCGGTATCAACTGGATCCTCGAGCCGGTGTCCAACTCCAACCGTACCGGCAACCACATGGGATTGCAGCCCCATACCTTCAAGGACAACGTGGAGTTTCTCGCCGACGACATCGAGAACCTGACCGGAGTTCGGATCAACCCGACCTTCAACCGCAAAGGCGCCGAGGTCCTGTTCATCACCCCGTCCGCCGACGTCTTCGCCGAGCCTGGCCTCTACACGGCCATGGGCTATCTGATCCTCTTCGAGCATATTGGACTTGATTACACCTGGTCCACCTATGCCTCCGAGGGCGGCAACTTCGGGTTGTTCACCAGCAACGAGGCGATGAAGAAACTCAACGCCAAGATGTACGCCGAGGCCAAGCGTCTCGGGGTCAAGTGGATTCTCGGTGGTGAGTGTGGGCACATGTGGCGGGTGTTGCACCAGTACATGGACACCATGAACGGTCCGGCCGATTTCCTCGAGGTACCGCGTTCACCGCTCACCGGCACCGTCTTCCAGAATGCCGCCTCGACGAAGATGGTGCATATCAGCGAGTTCACCGCCGATCTGTTCCGCCATAACAAGATCAAGGTGGACAAGAGCCGCAACGATCACCTCAAGGTGACCTTCCATGATTCGTGCAACCCGGCCCGGGCCATGGGCATGATGGACGAGCCGCGTTATGTCCTGAACCATGTGGTCAATAATTTCTACGAGATGCCGGAGAACACCATTCGCGAGCAGACCTTCTGCTGCGGATCGGGCACCGGCCTCAACACCGACGAGATCATGGAACTGCGCATGCGTTCCGGTCTGCCGCGGGCCAATGCGGTCAAGTATGTGGAGGAGAAGCACGGGGTCAACATGCTCTCTTGCGTCTGCGCCATTGATCGTGCCACGTTGACTTCGCTGATGAACTATTGGAATCCCAACGTGGGTGTCTGCGGTATTACCGAACTGGTGGGCAACGCAATCATCATGGACGGCGAGACTCGCGGTGAACTCGACGAGGGCCTGCGGACCTTGCTCTAA
- the dsrM gene encoding sulfate reduction electron transfer complex DsrMKJOP subunit DsrM: MKYAYSFLAVIALILIAWLGSQIPGMQYFFGVAVPYLAIMVFLGGFVYRVVHWAKSPVPFSIQTTCGQAKSLDFIKHNRLEAPNTNAEVIARMALEILTFRSLFRNTKSEIYAGPKITYESSKWLWLFALAFHYSFFIIVIRHLRLFLNPVPDAIAWLDWADSMFEIGMPAMYLTDAGLLIGLIYLFGRRLVNRQVRYISLLNDYFPLLLLLGIGITGVLMRMFLREGVDINAIKQLAVGLATFSPVISGDIGSIFYIHLFLVSVLLIYFPFSKLMHLGGVFLSPTRNMRNNTREVRHVNPWNPDIKPHSYDAYEDEFRDFMVDAGIPVEKQPAPQKDE, translated from the coding sequence ATGAAGTATGCCTATTCATTCCTGGCAGTCATCGCTCTGATCCTGATTGCCTGGCTCGGATCGCAGATACCCGGCATGCAATACTTCTTCGGTGTTGCCGTGCCGTATCTGGCCATCATGGTCTTTTTGGGGGGCTTCGTCTATCGAGTCGTCCATTGGGCCAAGTCTCCGGTTCCATTCTCCATCCAGACCACCTGCGGGCAGGCCAAATCGCTTGATTTCATCAAGCACAACCGGCTTGAAGCACCGAACACCAATGCCGAGGTGATAGCCCGGATGGCGTTGGAAATTCTGACCTTCCGGTCCCTGTTTCGGAACACCAAGTCGGAGATCTACGCCGGCCCGAAGATCACTTACGAGTCGTCGAAGTGGCTGTGGCTGTTCGCTCTGGCCTTTCACTACTCCTTCTTCATTATCGTTATCCGTCACCTACGCCTCTTTCTCAACCCGGTTCCGGATGCCATCGCCTGGCTCGACTGGGCCGATTCCATGTTCGAGATCGGCATGCCGGCCATGTACCTGACCGATGCCGGTTTGCTGATCGGCCTCATCTACCTGTTCGGCCGTCGGCTGGTTAACCGCCAGGTCCGTTATATCTCCCTGCTCAACGACTATTTTCCGCTGCTACTGCTGCTGGGCATCGGCATCACCGGTGTGTTGATGCGCATGTTCCTGCGTGAAGGCGTGGATATTAACGCCATCAAGCAACTGGCGGTGGGCCTTGCCACGTTCAGCCCGGTCATCAGTGGCGATATCGGCTCCATTTTCTACATTCATCTGTTCCTGGTCAGCGTCCTGCTCATCTATTTCCCCTTCAGCAAGCTGATGCATCTGGGCGGCGTCTTTCTCAGCCCGACGCGGAATATGCGCAACAACACCCGCGAGGTACGCCATGTGAATCCGTGGAACCCCGATATCAAACCGCATTCATATGATGCCTACGAGGACGAGTTCCGTGATTTCATGGTGGATGCCGGTATCCCGGTGGAGAAACAACCCGCTCCGCAAAAGGACGAATAA
- a CDS encoding precorrin-2 dehydrogenase/sirohydrochlorin ferrochelatase family protein, which yields MKEDVSVQVAADTKVWYPVNLDISGRLCLVVGGGAVATRKITSLLLSEAMVRVVSPEVCPKLRRLADEDRIEWVRRAFRDDDLDGAFLVFAATNAPHVQRRVAELARERKVLLNSAESPSLSTFLVPARIRRGDFLLAVSTGGASPALSALIKRRLALQFGPEYGLLVRLMAALRHQVVGCAEQSADNRELFHEVLALPILERIRERDWEGVRQLLHQVLPGHVDGNLLIEALDTQETAGSGEER from the coding sequence GTGAAAGAGGACGTTAGCGTGCAGGTGGCTGCCGATACAAAGGTGTGGTACCCGGTCAACCTCGACATCTCCGGCCGGCTTTGTCTGGTGGTGGGCGGTGGCGCCGTGGCGACACGCAAGATCACCTCCTTGTTGCTCAGTGAAGCGATGGTCCGGGTGGTGAGCCCTGAGGTTTGCCCGAAACTACGTCGGTTGGCTGACGAGGACAGGATCGAGTGGGTGAGGCGAGCGTTTCGTGATGATGATCTTGACGGTGCGTTTCTCGTCTTTGCCGCCACCAACGCGCCCCATGTGCAGCGCCGCGTCGCAGAGTTGGCCCGGGAGCGCAAGGTACTGCTCAACAGTGCCGAGTCTCCCTCTCTGTCGACGTTTTTGGTGCCGGCCAGAATCAGGCGCGGCGATTTTCTGCTGGCAGTTTCCACGGGAGGTGCCAGCCCGGCCTTGTCGGCGTTGATCAAGCGCCGCCTGGCATTGCAGTTCGGACCAGAATACGGATTGCTGGTGCGCCTGATGGCGGCGCTTCGTCATCAGGTGGTGGGCTGTGCAGAACAGTCGGCCGATAATCGAGAGTTGTTTCATGAGGTGCTGGCCTTGCCGATTCTGGAAAGAATCCGTGAGCGGGATTGGGAGGGAGTGCGACAACTCCTGCACCAGGTCCTGCCCGGCCATGTCGATGGTAACCTGTTGATCGAAGCGCTGGACACCCAGGAGACAGCCGGGTCCGGCGAAGAGAGGTGA
- the dsrJ gene encoding sulfate reduction electron transfer complex DsrMKJOP subunit DsrJ, translating to MYNKTMIVAGLVIFVLMVTFPVWYNRLDAGPLPKPELPPGGEKECVASASFMRDKHMQLLYEWRDDVLRNTDRVAVTVGGKEYRKGLQMACMECHSNKEKFCDTCHDYAAVTPDCWDCHLTPTEAAAKKEAH from the coding sequence ATGTATAACAAAACGATGATAGTTGCAGGTCTGGTCATCTTCGTCTTGATGGTGACGTTTCCTGTCTGGTACAACCGCCTCGATGCTGGTCCGCTGCCAAAACCGGAACTGCCGCCCGGCGGCGAAAAGGAATGTGTGGCATCGGCGTCTTTCATGCGCGACAAGCATATGCAACTGCTCTACGAGTGGCGCGATGACGTCCTCCGCAACACCGATCGCGTGGCGGTCACGGTGGGCGGCAAGGAGTATCGTAAAGGCTTGCAGATGGCCTGTATGGAATGCCATTCCAATAAAGAAAAATTTTGTGACACCTGTCACGATTACGCGGCTGTAACCCCCGACTGCTGGGATTGTCATCTGACCCCGACAGAAGCTGCAGCAAAGAAGGAGGCTCACTGA
- a CDS encoding RsbRD N-terminal domain-containing protein — protein sequence MKIAEALHNHRHTIVDKWVAYTLKTYQATEFLQKEQDRFANPIGSTVRSSLKQLFSLLVQGSEATGVNEPLATLMHLRAVQDFTPSQAVAPLNAVKHISREVLGADKQTKALINDLYDFEFAVDLAVLAAFDLYMQCREKVYRIRIDEVKSGAHILTDNACPSKALKNIQEIKK from the coding sequence ATGAAAATCGCTGAAGCGCTGCATAACCACAGGCATACCATTGTCGATAAATGGGTCGCCTATACCTTGAAGACCTACCAGGCCACTGAATTCCTGCAAAAAGAGCAGGACCGCTTCGCGAACCCGATCGGTTCGACGGTGCGATCGTCGTTAAAGCAGCTGTTTTCACTGCTGGTCCAGGGAAGTGAAGCCACGGGTGTCAACGAACCCCTGGCCACACTCATGCATTTGCGGGCTGTTCAGGATTTCACACCGTCCCAGGCCGTGGCGCCGCTCAACGCCGTCAAGCATATCAGTCGAGAGGTGCTTGGCGCTGATAAGCAGACCAAAGCGCTGATCAACGATCTCTATGATTTCGAGTTTGCTGTCGATCTGGCGGTGCTTGCCGCTTTCGACTTGTACATGCAATGCCGGGAGAAGGTGTATCGGATCCGGATCGATGAAGTCAAGTCCGGGGCGCATATCCTCACAGACAACGCCTGTCCATCAAAGGCGTTGAAGAATATACAGGAAATCAAGAAGTAG
- the hemA gene encoding glutamyl-tRNA reductase yields MGNIPTGRTITLLGVNHKTTPVEIRECLALRGGYEEALTDLKAIAGEVEHYLLSTCNRVELLFVSNGDALLEERLAGFLFGDAILPEDRQRYSYRYVGAEAVNHLFQVASSLDSLVVGEAQILGQIKEAYRHAAAHQCTGPLLNKLLHKSFSVAKRVRSETGIGSAAVSISSAAVGLAKKIFGRLEEKQVLLIGAGEMAELAAEHLIGQGIGGVMVANRTVERAVELAGRFHGRACSLDDLITQLREVDIVISSTGAAGLILREEEVRPLMRSRRNRPLFFIDIAVPRDLDPALNDIDNVFLYDIDDLSQVVEGNRAEREKEAVTARQIIDEETHKFCRWQEGLAVTPTIAALRRKADDICRRELARTLPKLELNEGDRQRIERLAQSIASKMLYDPLQFLKSPSCRQGDTAKIDMVRTVFGLENNGVSDDDDTSVDPA; encoded by the coding sequence ATGGGTAACATACCGACCGGCAGGACTATCACGCTGCTCGGCGTTAATCACAAGACGACACCGGTCGAGATCCGTGAGTGTCTGGCCTTGCGAGGCGGTTATGAAGAGGCGCTGACTGATCTGAAAGCGATCGCCGGAGAGGTGGAACACTACCTGTTGTCTACCTGCAACCGGGTGGAATTGCTCTTCGTCTCCAACGGTGACGCACTGCTCGAAGAGCGGCTGGCCGGTTTTCTTTTCGGCGACGCGATCCTTCCTGAGGATCGCCAACGGTATTCCTACCGTTATGTCGGAGCCGAGGCGGTCAATCACCTGTTTCAGGTGGCTTCGTCTCTGGATTCGCTGGTGGTTGGCGAGGCCCAGATTCTCGGCCAGATCAAGGAGGCGTATCGCCATGCGGCGGCCCACCAGTGCACCGGGCCACTGCTCAATAAACTCCTGCATAAATCCTTTTCGGTGGCCAAGCGGGTGCGCAGTGAGACCGGCATCGGATCGGCGGCGGTCTCCATCAGCTCGGCCGCTGTGGGATTGGCAAAAAAGATCTTCGGCCGACTCGAAGAAAAGCAGGTGTTGTTGATCGGTGCCGGCGAGATGGCGGAACTGGCAGCTGAGCACTTGATCGGCCAGGGGATCGGTGGGGTCATGGTTGCCAACCGGACCGTCGAGCGAGCTGTGGAGTTGGCCGGCCGATTCCACGGACGGGCCTGTTCGCTGGACGACCTGATCACCCAGCTGCGGGAGGTGGACATCGTCATCTCCTCGACCGGTGCCGCCGGATTGATCCTCCGGGAAGAAGAGGTGCGACCGTTGATGCGCAGCCGCAGAAACCGACCGCTGTTCTTCATCGATATCGCCGTCCCCCGCGATCTCGATCCGGCGCTCAACGATATCGACAATGTGTTTCTCTATGATATTGACGACCTCAGTCAGGTGGTGGAGGGTAATCGGGCAGAACGCGAGAAGGAAGCGGTCACGGCCCGGCAGATCATCGACGAGGAGACACACAAATTTTGCCGCTGGCAGGAAGGACTGGCGGTAACGCCGACCATTGCCGCCCTGCGGCGGAAGGCCGACGACATCTGTCGGCGCGAGTTGGCCAGAACCTTGCCGAAATTGGAACTGAACGAGGGAGACAGGCAGCGTATCGAACGGCTCGCCCAGTCGATCGCCAGCAAGATGCTGTATGACCCGCTTCAATTCCTGAAGAGCCCTTCCTGCCGCCAGGGCGATACGGCCAAGATCGACATGGTCAGGACCGTGTTCGGGTTGGAAAACAACGGCGTCTCCGATGATGACGACACCTCCGTCGACCCTGCTTGA
- a CDS encoding carboxy terminal-processing peptidase yields MKIRIYPLHLVVVLVSLLLLIVAGLATGGDQIGEKRNKLIGYMLGKQLPSIHFSDKEMNDQLSLAAFDLYLKQLDFQKRFLLREDVDELRAYADKIDDNLINGSIILPETGYVILNERVRQVEAMVETLMSGRLDPEEPETFESDPEKLDFCLDSRELEERWRLILTFQVLTRYLDLEEQQKSDGLSVDPEALWQESRERVKKRFANFFHRLHQETLQDHYDRYFNAVARAFDPHTNYMAPDSKEDFDIHMRGSLEGIGALLREEDGYIKVVRIIPGSASARQGRLQAEDIIQAVAEGEEEPVEITDMRLRDAVRLIRGPKGSEVRLTVRKSDGTKDIIPIVRDVVQIEETFVKHAVINAAGHRFGYIRIPSFYRDFENNGEQEQGRNSTDDTRNAIVELKNQGIEGIILDLRDNGGGSLVDAVDITGLFINSGPVVQVKNSYGLKRVLEDEDSTLDYGGPLVVLVNQFSASASEIVAAALQDYRRAVIVGGKHTHGKGTVQTIVDLNENIPLFHLRRYEDLGALKATIQKFYRVNGGSTQYRGVEPDIILPSLFQHLESGEQYLDYSLPWDQEEPAAYQSYADMVPDLATIVQRSRERVAASEGLRLIEEEAQRSALRSEQTVLTLDLDSMRSRREEERQARDRVGAHYQRLEEERQLVGEETGDDRLSDGQEEDAGDWLESLDTDPYIGEARMILRDLAVLPTP; encoded by the coding sequence ATGAAAATCCGTATCTACCCCCTTCACCTTGTTGTCGTCCTTGTTTCACTGCTCCTGCTGATCGTTGCCGGGCTGGCTACTGGTGGCGATCAGATTGGCGAGAAACGCAACAAATTGATCGGCTATATGCTGGGCAAGCAATTACCGTCAATTCATTTCAGCGATAAAGAGATGAATGATCAACTGTCTCTGGCAGCCTTCGACCTCTATCTGAAACAACTGGATTTCCAGAAACGCTTTCTGCTCAGAGAAGACGTGGACGAGTTGCGAGCGTATGCCGATAAAATCGACGACAACCTCATCAACGGTTCCATCATCTTGCCGGAAACCGGCTATGTGATCCTGAACGAACGGGTTCGTCAGGTGGAGGCAATGGTGGAGACGCTGATGAGCGGGCGACTGGATCCCGAGGAGCCGGAGACATTTGAATCAGACCCGGAGAAGTTGGATTTCTGTCTTGATTCCCGTGAACTTGAAGAGCGTTGGCGCCTCATTCTCACGTTTCAGGTATTGACCCGCTATCTGGACCTGGAAGAGCAGCAGAAAAGTGATGGGTTGAGCGTCGATCCCGAAGCACTCTGGCAAGAGTCCAGAGAACGGGTGAAGAAGCGGTTTGCCAATTTCTTTCACCGCCTTCACCAGGAAACGCTGCAGGATCATTACGATCGCTATTTCAACGCGGTGGCTCGAGCTTTCGATCCGCATACCAATTACATGGCCCCGGACAGCAAGGAGGATTTCGATATTCATATGCGCGGCAGCCTCGAAGGAATCGGGGCCTTGCTGCGCGAGGAAGACGGGTACATCAAGGTGGTGCGGATCATCCCCGGCAGCGCGTCGGCCCGGCAGGGCCGGCTGCAGGCCGAGGATATCATCCAGGCGGTGGCCGAGGGTGAGGAGGAGCCGGTGGAAATCACCGACATGCGGCTTCGCGACGCCGTTCGGCTGATTCGCGGGCCGAAGGGAAGCGAAGTTCGACTGACGGTGCGCAAGTCGGACGGGACCAAGGACATCATCCCGATCGTCAGGGACGTGGTGCAGATTGAAGAGACATTCGTCAAACACGCCGTCATCAACGCTGCCGGCCACCGCTTCGGATACATCAGAATCCCCAGCTTCTACCGCGACTTCGAAAATAACGGCGAACAGGAGCAGGGGCGCAATTCAACCGATGATACGCGAAATGCCATTGTCGAGCTGAAGAACCAGGGGATTGAGGGTATCATTCTCGATCTGCGTGACAATGGTGGCGGTTCCTTGGTCGACGCCGTGGACATCACCGGGCTGTTCATCAATTCCGGGCCGGTGGTCCAGGTGAAAAACAGTTACGGACTCAAGCGCGTACTTGAAGATGAAGACAGTACGCTCGATTACGGTGGGCCGCTGGTGGTCCTGGTCAACCAGTTTTCCGCCTCGGCCTCCGAAATCGTCGCCGCCGCTCTGCAGGATTACCGGCGAGCCGTCATTGTCGGCGGCAAGCATACGCACGGTAAAGGGACGGTGCAGACGATCGTCGATCTCAACGAGAATATCCCGTTGTTTCACCTGCGCCGTTACGAAGATCTCGGTGCCCTGAAGGCGACCATCCAGAAATTCTACCGGGTCAACGGCGGTTCCACGCAATATCGCGGCGTCGAACCGGATATCATTTTGCCCAGTCTCTTTCAACATCTCGAATCGGGCGAGCAGTATCTCGATTACTCCCTGCCCTGGGACCAGGAGGAGCCGGCTGCCTATCAAAGCTATGCTGACATGGTTCCCGATTTGGCAACCATAGTGCAGCGCAGCCGGGAGCGGGTTGCCGCCTCTGAAGGGTTGCGCCTCATCGAGGAGGAAGCCCAGCGCAGTGCTTTGCGCAGTGAGCAGACGGTGCTGACGCTGGATCTCGACTCGATGCGGAGTCGGCGCGAGGAAGAACGGCAGGCGCGCGATCGGGTTGGGGCCCACTACCAGCGGCTGGAAGAGGAGCGGCAACTGGTGGGTGAGGAAACCGGGGACGACCGTTTGTCGGATGGGCAGGAAGAGGATGCGGGTGACTGGCTGGAATCGCTGGACACCGATCCTTACATCGGCGAGGCACGGATGATCCTGCGCGATCTTGCCGTCCTGCCGACTCCCTGA
- a CDS encoding cytochrome C assembly family protein, giving the protein MLQQPWFHQVNTYLFLGVLLVTVAASAYYVSYFVGQQNHRRDWARRLLLGSLVLQSLYIVSRYFLIGNTPVTTYHETVVFFAWATTAAYFSFRWRYTVRNFGTFVSFLIVLLLIAAAFAPRQVIPLEPPLRSWWLPVHAGFSLIAYGFLGLAFCGGLMYLLQERELKSRRLGYFYSRLPSLDALDQLNSHCLAIGFVFLCLGMVSGSFWSKQAWGTYFRWNPKEVCSLIIWLVYLVQIHLRFTAGWRGRRAAFMVVVGFVVVILTLWRVTT; this is encoded by the coding sequence ATGTTGCAGCAGCCGTGGTTTCATCAGGTCAATACCTATCTGTTCCTCGGTGTCCTTCTGGTAACGGTGGCCGCCAGTGCGTATTATGTGAGTTATTTCGTCGGTCAGCAAAACCACAGGCGGGACTGGGCCCGACGGTTGTTGCTCGGGTCGCTGGTCCTGCAGAGTCTGTACATCGTTTCCCGCTATTTTCTGATCGGGAATACACCGGTTACCACCTATCACGAGACCGTGGTCTTTTTTGCTTGGGCCACGACGGCGGCCTATTTCTCTTTTCGCTGGCGCTATACCGTACGGAATTTCGGCACCTTTGTCTCGTTTCTCATTGTGCTCCTGCTGATTGCCGCCGCCTTTGCCCCGCGGCAGGTGATCCCCCTCGAACCGCCGTTGCGCAGTTGGTGGCTGCCGGTGCACGCCGGCTTTTCGCTGATCGCCTATGGTTTTCTCGGTCTGGCATTCTGCGGTGGATTGATGTACCTGCTGCAGGAACGGGAACTGAAGAGCCGGCGACTCGGCTACTTCTATTCCCGTCTGCCCTCGCTCGACGCACTCGATCAGCTGAATTCCCACTGTCTGGCCATTGGTTTCGTTTTCCTTTGCCTGGGCATGGTTTCCGGCTCTTTCTGGTCCAAACAGGCGTGGGGCACCTACTTTCGATGGAATCCGAAAGAGGTCTGTTCGCTGATTATCTGGCTCGTCTATCTGGTCCAGATTCATCTGCGCTTTACGGCGGGATGGCGCGGCCGCCGAGCCGCTTTCATGGTGGTTGTCGGTTTCGTCGTGGTGATCTTGACGCTCTGGCGGGTGACGACCTGA
- the extJ gene encoding selenite/tellurite reduction operon protein ExtJ has protein sequence MKKRIIAAVLALLFVASTAGTVFAARLKCTVDSVEGDKVTMTCEGADQLKPGDKPRVTPPKGGAIEGC, from the coding sequence ATGAAGAAAAGAATTATTGCCGCCGTGTTAGCTCTGCTTTTTGTCGCTTCAACTGCCGGTACGGTTTTCGCCGCCCGTTTGAAATGTACCGTTGACTCCGTCGAAGGCGACAAAGTTACCATGACCTGTGAAGGTGCCGATCAGTTGAAACCTGGCGACAAACCCCGTGTTACCCCGCCCAAAGGCGGTGCCATCGAAGGTTGCTAA